Proteins from one Gimesia maris genomic window:
- a CDS encoding sulfatase family protein — translation MKLFFRCSGYLFSILCIFHFPELIQAESESSHPNIVIILSDDQAWNDYGFMGHDTIKTPALDKLASESAVFKRGYVPVSLCRPSLMTVITGLYPHQHKITGNDPPKGMNRQKLLKHVKQADCLPEMLGKIGYQSFQTGKWWEGNPSLAGFTSGMTHGDPSRGGRHGDRGLKIGREGMQPIYEFIDKCGQDPFFLWYAPFLPHTPHTPPQRLLEKYLSSDLPIELSYYYAMCEWFDETCGQLMNYLDEKGLSENTIVVYVTDNGWIQYVPETDQERQKMKRRFRYAPKSKRSPYDGGVRTPIMFRWPGKIKPAEYDTLVSSIDIAPTLLAAVGLKPTKEMQGIDLLEVMRQGGKTKRDALFGDIYEHDMVDIDDPASSLKYRWCVQGDWKAIFPGSRLKEEKVELYQITTDPFEQNNLVSKNPEKAKQLLKLTNRWWDADSR, via the coding sequence GTGAAATTATTTTTTAGGTGTTCCGGATACCTGTTTTCGATTTTATGCATCTTTCATTTTCCGGAACTGATTCAGGCTGAATCGGAATCCAGCCATCCGAATATTGTGATCATTCTCTCAGATGATCAGGCCTGGAATGATTATGGGTTCATGGGGCACGATACGATCAAAACGCCTGCTCTGGACAAGCTGGCTTCTGAGAGCGCCGTATTCAAAAGAGGATATGTTCCCGTGAGCCTCTGCCGTCCCAGTCTGATGACGGTGATTACAGGTTTATACCCTCACCAGCATAAAATTACCGGTAATGATCCTCCCAAAGGGATGAATCGACAAAAACTGTTAAAGCATGTGAAACAAGCCGACTGCCTGCCTGAAATGCTGGGAAAGATCGGTTATCAAAGTTTTCAAACCGGAAAATGGTGGGAAGGAAATCCGTCGCTGGCAGGTTTCACTTCCGGGATGACTCACGGCGACCCCAGTCGGGGAGGCCGCCATGGCGATCGGGGACTGAAAATCGGTCGCGAAGGTATGCAACCCATTTATGAATTTATTGATAAGTGCGGACAGGATCCTTTTTTTCTGTGGTATGCACCATTTCTGCCTCACACTCCCCACACCCCGCCACAACGTCTGTTGGAAAAGTATCTGAGTTCTGACCTGCCAATCGAACTATCTTACTATTATGCGATGTGTGAATGGTTTGATGAGACCTGTGGACAACTGATGAATTACCTGGATGAAAAAGGACTTTCAGAGAATACCATCGTCGTTTATGTCACTGATAACGGCTGGATTCAATATGTACCGGAAACAGACCAGGAACGGCAGAAAATGAAGCGGCGTTTTCGATATGCTCCCAAATCGAAACGAAGCCCCTATGATGGCGGGGTTCGGACACCGATCATGTTTCGCTGGCCGGGGAAAATCAAGCCGGCTGAATATGATACACTGGTCAGCAGTATCGATATCGCTCCCACATTGCTCGCTGCAGTCGGTTTGAAACCCACAAAAGAGATGCAGGGCATTGATTTACTGGAGGTAATGCGCCAGGGGGGAAAAACAAAACGAGATGCCCTGTTTGGCGATATTTATGAGCACGATATGGTCGATATAGACGATCCAGCGTCGAGCCTGAAATATCGCTGGTGCGTCCAGGGGGACTGGAAGGCGATCTTTCCAGGTTCGCGTCTGAAAGAGGAAAAAGTGGAATTGTATCAGATCACCACAGATCCCTTTGAACAGAATAATCTGGTTTCGAAAAATCCCGAAAAAGCAAAGCAGCTTTTGAAATTGACCAATCGGTGGTGGGATGCAGATTCCCGATAA
- a CDS encoding endonuclease/exonuclease/phosphatase family protein encodes MRLLSYNIHKGIGGRDRRYQLERVIAVIEQENPDIICLHEVDRNVRRSRFNNQPKIFADYFNMQDSLYQLNVKLKTGGYGNLILSRWRFLSQHQISLTNKWRKARGAQIVMIDSPEGTFQLVNFHLGLAEKERHWQINHLLTHRLFAEGNGYPSVIVGDTNDWRNTLAGGKFSEHEFQEVTQPPSRYRSFPAYMPVGTLDKAFIRGAITIKHAKVAKSKLAKQASDHLPLVIDFHLNGAGEIS; translated from the coding sequence ATGAGATTATTAAGCTATAATATTCATAAAGGCATTGGTGGCAGAGATCGCCGCTATCAGCTGGAACGAGTGATCGCGGTGATTGAACAGGAAAATCCTGACATCATCTGTCTGCATGAAGTAGATCGCAATGTCAGACGTTCCCGCTTCAATAATCAGCCAAAAATCTTTGCTGACTATTTCAATATGCAGGATTCTCTGTATCAACTTAACGTCAAGTTGAAGACGGGGGGATACGGAAATCTGATTTTGTCTCGCTGGCGCTTTTTATCTCAACATCAGATTTCCCTGACGAATAAGTGGCGTAAAGCACGCGGTGCACAGATTGTGATGATTGATTCACCGGAAGGCACCTTTCAGCTGGTGAACTTCCATCTGGGACTGGCAGAAAAAGAACGACATTGGCAGATTAACCACCTGTTGACACATCGTCTGTTTGCAGAGGGGAATGGCTATCCCTCCGTGATTGTGGGAGATACGAATGACTGGCGAAACACCCTGGCAGGAGGAAAGTTTTCAGAGCATGAGTTTCAGGAGGTGACACAGCCTCCTTCCAGGTATCGCTCGTTTCCCGCTTACATGCCTGTAGGGACTCTGGACAAAGCGTTTATCCGTGGGGCAATTACGATTAAGCATGCCAAGGTTGCCAAATCAAAACTCGCGAAGCAGGCTTCAGATCATCTGCCGCTGGTGATTGATTTTCATTTGAATGGGGCTGGAGAGATATCATAA
- a CDS encoding glutamine synthetase adenylyltransferase has product MNIPVLYSNAAKLLDQQVPASDPEVQQILAGIGFTDQERALTRVREMCTSDGIRKELTLILPTLLQALTDAATPDGSLINFERFINSVSEPEIMLNFLTHNPRAVEILVRLFVGSQFLTEILLKNPDYLERLTRYNRIAEFKSQQQFYSEAMAAARQEAKSTAEIFDILRRFQRWELLRIGACDTFGLMDLKNITVQLSLLADGLVQTCLTILSEELNLPLDDFAVLAFGKLGGEELNYSSDIDLVFIAGDNSTQYWQLGQRLIKSLMESTSEGFLYRVDMRLRPWGRSGALVTTVDAYVDYFARHGRLWEKQAMLKARVIAGNQNLGINFFRRIEPQIFNCDPEEVRKNVLEMKQRIEAELKKKGKDWGEVKSGKGSIRDVEFTTQYLQMANGAKHPSIRSINTLDGLVRLVDHGLIQADEYRHLTSGYVFFRKIEHALQLMHYNQEHHMPTDERELAYLARRLDFQEGQQLVQYYEQHRKAVRNIFKKYIHPPKSDSGLHTAQSEQESNPIGMMAASYSKVFNEAEIEKHSQMARKLSETNNVELQTEKIPENQLRLTMVGFDQTGDLSLICGLLFVYGFDIQQGHLFTNQKVNPAASSQSRSPKLSEKSKSKRKFVIVLDVKASDAAVQPSFWISYKKDLTELLNKVETGKIQEAVGELAKRVAGALHDLPQASQMLYPVEIELDNDTDARYTILRIQSEDTIGFLYELTNALSMSGIDIARMVIDSEGNKVSDVLYVTDDKGEKISAEAQQQGLRAAIVLIKHFTHLLPRSPNPESALLHFREFLEHLFKQPNWVEEISSLERTSVLSALARLLGVSDFLWEDFLRLQHSNLFPVVANVEELKNRVSFAELKAELARELAEATSAEDQQERLNAFKDRAMLRTDMRHILGHISEFGQFSDELTDVAEVVVQGAYEICDLQLQERYGVPRLETEDPCRISICALGKCGGRELGFASDIELMFIYEGSGQTTGPEIITNNEYYLKLVEKFSKMIKTRSEGIFQIDLRLRPYGQAGSLAVSAEAFQSYFSHEGAAWPYERQALVKLRPIAADEEFGNQIVRMRDSIIYSGKPFDVAAMLAMREKQIQQLVKGGTINAKLGDGGLVDCEYLIQSLQITYGHRNPGLRTTNTLEGIDSLKELGLISPDDYVKLRNAYIFLRRLIDALRMVRGNAKDLTVPPQDQEEFDFLARRLGYGSHTEKLQTEISVTMDRVRDFSRLLAPIKAMTIRTNG; this is encoded by the coding sequence ATGAATATACCCGTGCTCTACTCCAACGCAGCGAAGCTTCTGGACCAGCAGGTTCCAGCCTCAGATCCGGAAGTACAACAGATTCTGGCTGGAATTGGATTTACAGATCAGGAACGCGCATTAACCCGTGTTCGCGAGATGTGTACTTCTGACGGTATCCGCAAAGAACTGACTCTGATCCTGCCCACACTCTTGCAGGCCTTGACGGATGCAGCCACTCCCGATGGATCACTGATCAATTTTGAACGCTTTATCAACAGTGTCTCTGAACCAGAGATCATGTTGAATTTTCTCACGCATAACCCCCGCGCTGTGGAAATTCTGGTCAGACTGTTTGTAGGCAGCCAGTTTCTCACAGAAATCCTGCTGAAAAACCCGGACTACCTGGAACGACTGACCCGTTATAACCGGATTGCCGAATTCAAAAGTCAGCAGCAGTTTTATTCAGAAGCAATGGCAGCAGCGCGGCAGGAAGCGAAGTCGACCGCAGAAATATTTGATATACTGCGTCGCTTTCAACGCTGGGAACTCCTGCGCATCGGTGCCTGTGACACTTTTGGCCTGATGGACCTGAAAAACATTACCGTTCAGCTTTCACTACTGGCAGACGGACTGGTCCAGACCTGTCTGACGATACTCTCGGAAGAATTGAACCTCCCGCTCGATGACTTTGCAGTACTGGCGTTCGGGAAGCTGGGAGGGGAAGAGTTAAACTACAGCTCGGATATCGACCTTGTCTTTATCGCAGGCGACAACTCTACACAGTACTGGCAACTCGGTCAGCGGCTGATCAAGTCTCTGATGGAATCCACATCAGAAGGTTTTTTATATCGTGTTGACATGCGCCTGCGCCCCTGGGGACGATCGGGAGCATTGGTCACAACCGTCGATGCCTATGTCGATTATTTTGCCAGGCATGGTCGCCTGTGGGAAAAGCAGGCGATGCTCAAAGCGCGTGTGATCGCGGGTAACCAGAATCTGGGAATTAATTTCTTTCGGCGGATTGAGCCACAGATTTTCAACTGCGATCCGGAAGAAGTGCGTAAAAATGTTCTGGAAATGAAACAACGAATTGAAGCGGAGTTGAAAAAGAAAGGCAAAGACTGGGGCGAAGTCAAATCGGGAAAAGGATCCATCCGCGATGTCGAATTTACCACACAATATCTGCAGATGGCAAATGGTGCCAAACATCCTTCGATTCGAAGTATCAATACCCTTGATGGACTGGTCAGGCTGGTGGACCATGGTCTGATTCAGGCAGATGAATATCGGCACTTAACCAGTGGTTATGTCTTTTTCCGTAAAATTGAACATGCGCTGCAGTTGATGCATTATAACCAGGAACATCATATGCCGACCGATGAGCGGGAACTGGCATATCTGGCGCGCAGACTCGATTTCCAGGAAGGTCAACAGCTCGTTCAATATTACGAACAACATCGTAAAGCGGTACGAAACATCTTCAAAAAGTATATCCATCCTCCTAAGTCAGACTCCGGTCTGCACACGGCTCAGTCGGAGCAGGAGAGCAATCCGATCGGCATGATGGCTGCTTCCTACTCAAAAGTCTTTAATGAAGCGGAAATCGAAAAACACAGCCAGATGGCCCGCAAGCTGAGTGAAACCAATAACGTAGAACTTCAAACAGAAAAAATTCCGGAAAACCAGTTGCGTCTCACCATGGTGGGCTTCGACCAGACGGGCGATCTGTCCCTGATCTGCGGTCTGCTGTTCGTCTATGGCTTTGATATCCAGCAAGGTCACCTGTTTACGAATCAGAAAGTCAATCCTGCTGCTTCCTCTCAAAGCCGTTCTCCCAAACTCAGTGAAAAGTCGAAAAGTAAACGCAAGTTCGTCATCGTGCTCGATGTCAAAGCATCTGATGCCGCCGTTCAGCCGTCATTCTGGATCAGCTATAAAAAAGACCTGACGGAACTGTTAAATAAAGTTGAAACCGGAAAAATTCAGGAGGCGGTCGGAGAACTTGCCAAGCGGGTCGCGGGGGCGCTGCACGATCTGCCTCAAGCCAGCCAGATGTTGTATCCGGTGGAAATCGAACTGGATAACGATACCGATGCACGCTACACCATCTTAAGGATTCAATCCGAGGATACGATTGGATTTCTTTATGAACTGACGAATGCGCTTTCCATGAGCGGCATCGATATCGCCAGAATGGTCATTGATTCTGAAGGAAATAAGGTCAGTGATGTCCTCTATGTTACTGATGACAAAGGGGAAAAAATCAGTGCCGAAGCGCAACAACAGGGATTGCGGGCTGCCATTGTCCTCATCAAACATTTTACGCACCTGCTGCCGCGCTCGCCCAATCCGGAATCTGCATTACTGCATTTCCGTGAATTCCTGGAACATCTGTTTAAACAGCCAAACTGGGTTGAAGAAATTTCGTCGCTTGAACGCACCAGTGTTCTCAGCGCCCTGGCCCGTCTGCTGGGCGTCAGTGATTTTCTCTGGGAAGACTTCCTGCGGTTGCAGCACTCGAATCTCTTCCCGGTGGTTGCAAATGTGGAAGAGTTAAAAAATCGCGTTTCGTTTGCAGAGCTAAAAGCAGAACTCGCACGGGAACTGGCAGAGGCAACTTCAGCGGAAGATCAGCAGGAACGCCTGAACGCGTTCAAAGACCGCGCCATGTTACGCACTGATATGCGGCACATCCTGGGTCATATTTCGGAATTTGGACAGTTTTCAGATGAACTGACTGATGTCGCCGAAGTCGTCGTCCAGGGTGCCTATGAAATCTGTGACCTGCAGTTACAGGAACGCTATGGCGTCCCTCGACTGGAGACGGAAGATCCCTGTCGAATTTCCATCTGCGCGCTGGGTAAATGTGGCGGTCGTGAACTGGGTTTCGCCTCGGATATTGAGCTGATGTTTATCTATGAAGGTTCCGGCCAGACCACCGGCCCTGAAATCATCACCAATAACGAATACTATCTGAAACTGGTTGAGAAATTCAGCAAGATGATCAAGACCAGAAGTGAGGGAATTTTCCAGATTGATCTTCGACTGCGACCTTATGGTCAGGCAGGCAGCCTGGCTGTTTCCGCCGAAGCATTCCAGAGTTACTTTTCTCACGAGGGCGCAGCCTGGCCTTACGAAAGACAGGCCCTGGTAAAACTCCGCCCGATTGCCGCGGATGAAGAATTCGGAAACCAGATAGTCCGCATGAGAGATTCCATTATCTATAGCGGCAAACCGTTCGACGTCGCTGCCATGCTGGCCATGCGAGAGAAGCAGATTCAGCAACTCGTCAAGGGGGGAACCATCAATGCCAAACTGGGGGATGGAGGACTTGTTGATTGTGAGTACCTGATCCAGAGTCTGCAGATCACTTATGGTCATCGGAATCCGGGTTTACGAACCACGAATACACTGGAAGGGATTGACTCACTCAAAGAACTGGGGTTAATCAGTCCTGATGATTACGTGAAACTCCGAAATGCCTACATCTTCCTCCGCAGACTCATCGATGCACTTCGCATGGTCAGAGGGAATGCCAAGGATTTAACAGTCCCGCCTCAAGACCAGGAAGAGTTCGACTTCCTTGCCAGGCGACTGGGATATGGTTCGCATACTGAGAAACTGCAGACTGAAATCTCCGTAACCATGGATCGTGTGCGTGACTTCAGTCGTCTACTGGCGCCTATTAAAGCCATGACTATTCGAACCAATGGCTGA